ATCTTTAGGTGTATTATAAAGGGTAACCCTTGAACTATCATGGAGCAATTTAGCAATAAAATCAAGAGATGTCAAGTATAGTTCCAAAGCCAATACTTGCTTCAGCTTCAAAGCCTCAAAAGAAGGGATTTTAACCTTGATATTGAAACTTCTTAGTCGTCATTTGGCTGAAAATGGAAAGCAATATTTCCTAGGAAGTTATTTTTCTCATGTAGTTTCATTTCTTACAAGTTCCAAGTGTGAAATGTTGTTTGGTTGATCATGAGAAATAAAGTTTCCTAAGCAAACTTTCACTTACATAGGGGGACTTTAGTAAGCAATTACAAAGTGGAACTTCCTATGAAATACTAACCAAACTATTTTCTTCCACTTATTCGGAACTTCTACTTCCCATGTTTATTTGTGTCAACCAAACAAGCACTTAACTGGAAGAGATACGGAGACATGGTTGTGGGTTTTCAAAATTGGGGTCCTAAACGGGACAAGGATTCATTTTTTTTACCATATGCAAAAATAGGAAAGTATTAGTCATACATGTTAGGCCAAGAGATTCTAAGTGTCCTGTGCCCATAGTCATACCCATTTTTTCTTTCAACTCAGAGCATTCGACACAAATACTAGAGCTGAGACACAGCTCCAGAACGTAATAGGCGTATGTTGTCAGAGATATCACAAACATTTATAGTGACTTGCTTTTAGCTTCTACATTAATTTACCATTAGTATAACCCATGTGGTGAGCAAAGTGTAAAAAGTCTCAAAGACCAACTTAAGGAATTAACATGACAGAAAAGACAAACCGCTTCATATGGCTGTGCCAAGGCAGTGAGGTCTCTCAATGAAACACCAAAATCTAAACGTGTTGATAAGAAAAGCCCTAATGCCGCAACAGTGGAAAACACAGCTATCCTCTTGTTCACTTCTTTGTTTGGAAGTTCAGGAAGGCCAGCATTAGAAGAGGAAGTCACAACTTGGCCTGATTTGTCATTAGACTCATTACCTGAACTAGGTTCGGCAGATGGCTTCTCCTGGACAAACCAACAAACATTTAGGAGAAAAGAGGACAGTTAGAAAGAAACAAATAAACAGTGGACACTTTACCAAATGTGGAAAAGGGTGAAGTTCTCTTATTTCCATCACAAAAGTGCTTGATCTTCCGCCTCATCAAGACTTCAAATCAAGTAAACCTTTTCACTATGACACTTTACCAAAACATCGGTTGGCTAATGAATATTACGGAGAAAGGTGATATGAAACAGAAACGATAGTTGTATGACCACCATAGCAGGGAAAATGTAGTCACTTAGAAACACTAGAGAAGTAGGAAACAAGAGAATTTCTGTAAAATTTAATCACATAGAAATTATGCCTTAGGACCTGAAGCTGCTAGGACTTAAAGAATTATGTTGCTCAGTGCGGAATATATTAAACATCATCCAACTGCATTGCATTTACTAAAATCTAACTCGCAATCTCAACTTATGAGATTACCCATTTGACACTAGCTATGAGCGAATGGATTATACTATTACTACAAACGTGAGCTCAGCCTGCAGCCTGCCTGCAATATAAGTGCTTGTCTGATTGCGCAGAAAATCACAATTTCCTAAATACTCAGGCCCTAAAAGCTAAATCTTACAATTAGGGTATACTCAGGCCCTTTGTTCTGATCAAATATTGTCGCCTTCTTTAATTCAATAATCCCCCTCCCCGCCCGACCACAAGTAATTCTCTTATTTCCATCACAAAAGTGCATCTTCTGGCCCATCAAGACTTGAAATCAAGTCAACCTTTTCACTATAGCCTATAGGTTTAACATGACACTTCACCAGAACATCGGTTGGCTAGTGAAAATTATGGAGAAAGGTGTAGAAACAGAAACGATAGTCGATAGTGAACCTTGGCTTCTGAATAAAAAACAGGCTGTATGATCACTGCAGCAGGGAAAATGTAGTCACTAAGAAATACTAGAGTAGGAAACAAGACAATTTCTATAAATTTAATCAACATAGAAATTATGCCTTAGGACCTGAAGCTGCTAGGACTTAAAGAATTATGTTGCTCACTGCGGAAAATACCAAACATCATCCAACTGCATTGCATTTTACTAAAATCATTAATTGGCAATCTCAACTTGTGAGATTACCCATTTGCCCCCCACAAGTTATTTTAAAGCGACTGATCAATTCCACAAGAAGAAGATCTACAAAATAAGTCATTGAAAACTACGTTCCTTTGTCTTGGTCCCAATTCAAATCCGCTATAGCATTTCAAACAATTATTGAGTTCGCGGAACACAAACATCATCTTCAAGTTCAGATAGCAGGACAGTGAACAAGAGGTCAGAGTTTAatgttatttacttatttatcaCAGCTACACATTTAGCATTGAGAATTTGAGACATACCTACCGTTACAGGAGAAGAATCTGAGGGAGTAGGGTTGCCTTGGCATGCAATGGATGGAAATCTCCGTGTTCTGATTTGAAATGGTCCAGGAGATTTGAAGAGTATCTGAGAAGAGGGGTAGAAATTACCAACCGGAGAAAATCTCTGACCACTGACCAAATTCGGAGAAACTCGAGCAGCCATATGTGGTAGTAGAGCCTCTAATGACATCTGGTGAAGAATTAAAAATTATTCAGTATCAACTTTAACAATACTAAATATTTGATAAAACCTATTAACACTCTTAGACAAAACTAAAGTCAAGAAAACTCAATTTTAATAACCAAAACTTTCAAAATCAGGTGCACTGTGTGACACAGTCTATCAAAGGATGGAGGAATAAAATCAAAGTGGGTACCAAATCTCTCGAACTATCCAACAAAATTATACCGAGATGGGATGTATAGAACATGCTGTAAAATCTTCATTCTTCACTAAAGTTAGAGAAGTGTGTATTTCCTAAATTTCGAGAGCATGACTAACATTTGAAATGCATGCTAATTCCAAAGCTCATGACTAACATTTTTCAATTACCAAATTCATTTTTCAAACCCTAGTATTTCATTCACGCAAAAGAACAAAATTACACTTCATCCATCATGTaaattatatacggagtaatacgAAGTATGAATTTTTTAACCAAAAATCGAGTGCAGTGAATAGGTTAATCCattaaaacaaagaaaattcATCCCAGGTAGCAAATAATTAGGTTTTAGGCTCAGAATTAACAACTAAACATGAAACTTTTGATGTTCTTTTGCTATTTGATTGAGAAATTGAAGTTCCTCTATCTAAAACAGTAAATCATTCAAAAATTGAAGACAAGAACAAGCATAAGTACATCAATCGAGAGGAGAGAGGGCTCACAGTTGTGTATTGGCGACGGTGTTACGTGTGAGGTGAAGTGAAATGGAGATTTGTGGATGAGGTTCGTGTACGTCTGTAGAAATCAGCCAAATTTCCAAGTttcctccaaaaaaaaaatatcagacCGAAGCAGTGCCGCATGTTAGGTTATGGTTTTTTTACCAGGTTCGGTTTGATTTTTTTAGTTAATGATcttctttaattttatttttctgatctgGCCTGGTCTGAGTTTATTATTTTAAGTAATTGTTTCTTTTTCTCTTATATGATATGatctaattttttataatttcttctgatagaataaaaataaaggCTTCTCTCCCTCTCTCAAACCCTAGTCTCCATTAGTGAATTTTGAAGGGGCTTCTATCGATTTTATCGGTGGAAAGCCCCgatctttttattttgttgttcttattctaattttgtttgagttttagggttttaataatacttcctccttgTGCGAGGAATTGTTCTCCCTCGAAAGACAGGGTTTTTCTTCTCCTTTTAGGGAGAATTTGCTTAGGTTAGAGGATCCTAAATTTCTGGTATACGAGggagaatattatttaatttcacaGGAGAAATTGATTCAGCGATGAAAATTTGTGCGGTGTCGCAGCAGATGTCAGTTCTACATCTACAATCAATTGAATCTGATTTAATTCAATATCAAAATTACAACAGATCAAAAGACCCCCTCGTTGAAGGGTGTATCAAACAACGATGTGTTAGAGGGTATACAAGATGTTCGATGCGCGATGATCGTAGTTTTGCAGAAAAcgagttttatttgattcgatttgttatgtatttgataGATTCAGATTTattttgtagatgtcgtatgactttttattaatgaattaattttatttcaaaaataaataaaaataaaaataaaataaggtgaagagagcAGAGACTTACCAACCCGATTCATGTATATGATGTTTTTTTCTTAAACTGAAATTGAACATTGCAGTATTTAATTTGGCCAAACTTGATGTATTTTCCTTAAAAAgctagtattttttttatttcactcATGCCCGGAAT
This sequence is a window from Spinacia oleracea cultivar Varoflay chromosome 1, BTI_SOV_V1, whole genome shotgun sequence. Protein-coding genes within it:
- the LOC110789253 gene encoding thioredoxin-like protein HCF164, chloroplastic — encoded protein: MSLEALLPHMAARVSPNLVSGQRFSPVGNFYPSSQILFKSPGPFQIRTRRFPSIACQGNPTPSDSSPVTEKPSAEPSSGNESNDKSGQVVTSSSNAGLPELPNKEVNKRIAVFSTVAALGLFLSTRLDFGVSLRDLTALAQPYEAALANGKPTVVEFYADWCEVCRELAPDVYKVEQQFRDRVNFVMLNVDNTKWEQEIDEFGVEGIPHFAFLDKDGNEEGNVVGRLPRQYLLENVDALARGKDSIPHARVVGQFSNAEARRIHQVADPRSHG